One window of the Pedobacter ginsengisoli genome contains the following:
- a CDS encoding glutathione peroxidase, with protein MNTLLILLSLLFTPPTKNVYDFSFKTIDGKEIKLSKFKGKKILIVNTASKCGFTPQYEDLEKLQKQYGKNVVLIGFPAGNFGGQELATNSEIKEFCTGKYNVTFLLSEKSSVKGDDISPLFKYLTSQENPDFTGDIQWNFEKFLINEKGQLVHRFRSKVKPLDEAITKNL; from the coding sequence ATGAATACATTACTCATCCTGTTAAGCCTTCTGTTTACGCCTCCAACTAAAAACGTTTATGATTTTTCTTTTAAAACCATTGATGGTAAGGAGATTAAGCTTTCTAAATTTAAGGGTAAAAAGATCCTGATTGTAAATACAGCTTCTAAATGCGGGTTTACACCTCAGTACGAAGACCTTGAAAAATTACAAAAACAATATGGTAAAAATGTAGTGTTAATTGGTTTCCCGGCTGGTAATTTTGGTGGCCAGGAATTGGCTACAAATAGCGAGATTAAAGAATTTTGTACTGGAAAATACAATGTTACCTTCTTGTTGTCAGAAAAAAGCAGCGTTAAAGGAGATGATATCAGCCCATTATTTAAATATTTAACCAGTCAGGAAAACCCTGATTTTACTGGTGATATTCAATGGAACTTCGAAAAATTCCTGATAAATGAAAAAGGCCAGTTGGTACACCGTTTCCGTTCCAAAGTGAAACCTTTAGATGAAGCGATTACAAAGAACTTGTAA
- the topA gene encoding type I DNA topoisomerase: MAKNLLIVESPAKAKTIEGYLGKDFLVKSSYGHIRDLIKGDMGIDISNNFAQTYEVPSDKKQVVAELRKLAKEAEMVWLASDEDREGEAISWHLYETLGLKEAKTKRIVFHEITKPAILKAIETPRTIDYNLVHAQQARRVLDRLVGFELSPVLWKKVKPSLSAGRVQSVAVRLIVDREREVNKFNASAAFKITAQFSTGKGKEIVRAELPQRFEKEADAEQFLTDCIDAGFAVDSLETKPAKRNPAAPFTTSTLQQEASRKLGYSVSRTMQIAQRLYESGRITYMRTDSVNLSETALQAAASEIKSAYGDKYHHLRVYKTKSAGAQEAHEAIRPTYFNHHTVPGDSSEQRLYELIWKRAIASQMSEALFEKTTAQIGISTRKENLIAEGEVLKFDGFLKVYLESSDDDDLEDSEGNSMLPPLVRGQELTLKEMNATERFSRPPARYTEASLVKKLEELGIGRPSTYAPTISTIQNRGYVVKEDRDGRQRSFSAIVLANGAIKKQIKTEITGAEKGKLFPTDIGEVVNDFLVEHFKGIVDFNFTASVEKEFDEIAQGLQEWTKMLHSFYTPFHNEVETTLENADRANGERLLGVDPVSGKNVYAKVGKFGPLVQIGQNDDEEKPRYASLSKSQSVATVTLENALEQFKLPFQLEDYEGKEVSVGVGRFGPYVKWGDAYISVPKNEDPLSIDRDRAIEIIGEKITADAPVAHYQNLPVTKGKGRFGPFIKWNDLFINVPKAYNFDNLKQSDIEELIGKKIEKEANRFIQQWAEEKIAIENGRWGPFIRFGKEMLKLRKNPTTNDKYTQEELEVISLDEVKKLIVEQVPNAFEPKTKKAAAKKTGTTAKKVTAKAPAKKKVAAKK, translated from the coding sequence ATGGCGAAGAATTTACTAATAGTTGAGTCACCTGCGAAAGCGAAAACCATAGAGGGGTATTTGGGTAAGGATTTTCTTGTTAAATCTAGTTACGGTCACATTCGTGACTTGATTAAGGGAGATATGGGAATTGATATCTCTAATAATTTTGCTCAAACCTACGAAGTCCCTTCAGATAAAAAGCAAGTTGTTGCCGAGTTAAGAAAACTAGCTAAGGAGGCCGAAATGGTATGGCTAGCATCCGATGAGGACCGTGAAGGAGAAGCCATTTCCTGGCATTTGTACGAAACTTTAGGACTTAAAGAAGCCAAAACAAAACGTATTGTTTTTCATGAAATTACCAAGCCTGCAATTTTAAAGGCTATTGAAACACCCCGTACAATTGACTATAACCTGGTTCATGCACAACAGGCGCGCCGCGTGTTAGATAGGTTGGTTGGTTTTGAACTTTCTCCGGTCTTGTGGAAAAAGGTTAAACCATCACTTTCGGCAGGTCGGGTACAATCAGTAGCAGTTCGTTTAATTGTAGATAGAGAAAGAGAAGTAAATAAATTCAATGCTTCGGCAGCATTTAAAATAACTGCACAGTTTTCGACCGGAAAAGGAAAGGAAATTGTTAGAGCAGAATTGCCTCAGCGATTTGAAAAAGAAGCAGATGCAGAGCAGTTTTTAACAGACTGTATTGATGCTGGTTTCGCGGTTGATAGTTTAGAAACGAAGCCTGCAAAACGTAATCCTGCAGCTCCGTTTACCACTTCTACCTTACAGCAAGAAGCTTCCCGCAAACTGGGTTATTCAGTTTCAAGGACAATGCAAATTGCGCAAAGACTGTATGAAAGTGGACGAATCACCTATATGCGTACCGATTCAGTGAACTTATCGGAAACGGCATTACAGGCTGCAGCAAGTGAAATAAAATCTGCTTATGGCGATAAATATCACCACTTAAGGGTATACAAAACTAAATCGGCAGGTGCACAAGAGGCTCACGAAGCCATCCGCCCTACTTATTTTAATCATCATACTGTACCAGGCGACAGTTCTGAACAACGTTTATATGAGTTGATCTGGAAACGTGCCATCGCTTCACAAATGAGTGAGGCTTTATTTGAAAAAACAACCGCCCAAATAGGCATCAGCACGCGCAAAGAGAACTTAATTGCCGAGGGTGAGGTTTTAAAATTTGATGGTTTCTTAAAGGTTTATCTTGAATCCAGTGATGATGATGACCTTGAGGATTCAGAAGGTAACAGCATGTTGCCACCATTGGTAAGAGGTCAGGAATTGACTTTAAAAGAGATGAATGCAACTGAACGTTTCTCCAGACCACCGGCCAGATATACAGAGGCAAGTTTGGTTAAAAAACTAGAAGAGCTTGGTATTGGAAGGCCATCTACTTACGCACCAACAATTTCGACCATCCAAAACCGCGGTTATGTGGTTAAAGAAGATCGTGATGGCCGTCAGCGTTCATTCAGTGCTATTGTATTAGCCAATGGTGCTATCAAAAAACAAATTAAAACTGAAATAACAGGTGCAGAAAAAGGCAAGTTGTTCCCTACAGATATAGGAGAAGTTGTTAACGATTTTCTGGTTGAACACTTTAAGGGAATTGTAGATTTTAACTTTACGGCAAGTGTAGAAAAGGAATTTGATGAGATTGCGCAAGGGCTGCAGGAATGGACAAAGATGCTTCACTCCTTCTATACTCCTTTCCATAATGAGGTTGAAACTACTTTAGAAAATGCCGACAGGGCTAATGGCGAGCGTTTATTGGGTGTTGATCCGGTAAGTGGTAAAAATGTTTATGCTAAGGTTGGTAAATTTGGTCCGTTGGTCCAAATTGGTCAGAATGACGACGAAGAAAAACCTCGTTATGCGAGCTTATCTAAATCGCAATCTGTGGCAACGGTTACTTTAGAAAATGCTTTGGAACAGTTTAAACTGCCTTTCCAACTTGAAGATTATGAAGGTAAAGAGGTTTCTGTTGGTGTAGGTCGTTTTGGTCCTTATGTCAAATGGGGTGATGCTTACATCTCTGTTCCTAAAAATGAAGATCCTTTATCAATTGACAGAGATCGTGCAATAGAGATTATTGGCGAAAAAATTACTGCTGATGCTCCGGTTGCCCATTACCAGAATTTACCTGTTACCAAAGGAAAAGGACGATTCGGGCCGTTTATTAAATGGAACGATTTGTTTATCAATGTGCCTAAGGCTTATAATTTTGATAATCTAAAACAATCGGATATTGAAGAGCTGATTGGTAAAAAAATAGAAAAAGAGGCCAATAGGTTTATACAGCAGTGGGCTGAAGAAAAAATTGCTATCGAAAATGGCCGATGGGGACCGTTTATTCGCTTTGGTAAAGAAATGCTTAAGTTACGTAAAAATCCGACTACTAACGACAAATATACTCAAGAGGAATTAGAGGTAATTTCTTTAGATGAAGTTAAAAAATTGATAGTTGAGCAGGTGCCTAACGCTTTTGAACCTAAAACCAAGAAAGCAGCAGCAAAGAAAACCGGTACAACGGCCAAGAAAGTAACAGCTAAAGCGCCTGCAAAAAAGAAAGTTGCAGCGAAGAAGTAG
- a CDS encoding alpha-2-macroglobulin family protein, which translates to MESSRSSFVQRNKKPLIIGSVAVVLLGIASIFFFKKEKPKDYNQKYSKYIEAYTSGTISKKSFIRVHLASEVKTMSDVGVADTRDLFSFSPSVKGKAYWIDAQTVEFRPDEPLKSGETYEANFDLSKVTETEKDLEEFEFGFRVIRPGMSLSQDGLVSQNNTSLDYMKLKGEITTSDQEDPKAIEKALMLNFPQTLKIKWQHNPEKNTSAFTVDSIKKAGQDTKLTLKWSGETIDADSKGEQTVVVPAKGVFKILDMKAVQDLEDYALVQLSEPVGVAQDLAGLISLSGLSDLRFTIDGSQVKVYSALALEGNYAFTINSGIENINGKKLGAGKTANIIFENKLPSVVIAGSGTILPNSGKLVLPFEATNLRAVDVTVIKIYENNIPQFFQTNSYKDGSEIRRVGKPVVQKTIRLDEDKALNLHKKNRFTLDLDKLIKTEPGAMYRITIGFRNEYNVFKCAEVTNDEATSDDDYRGYGEKIDEDDEFWERYNSYYPNNYRWEDRDNPCTPSYYTNDKWASRNVMASNIGIIAKRGNDNSMLVVTSDLLTAKPMSGVTLELLDYQRQIIHTVKTDGDGMATFDLKRKPFLLIAKNGDERGYLKMDDGSSLPLSRFDVGGDVVQNGLKGYIYGERGVWRPGDSIFVSFILEDKLKKLPGGYPVTFELYNPQGQLIKRIINGKPLNGFYAFKTATENTAPTGNWLAKVKAGGAVFSKTIKVETVMPNRLKINFNIGNAAYLGVGGASSATLSANWLFGSVGKSLKAKVDVNLNTMKTTFKGFDEYTFDNPTVAFQSQVKTIFEGTLNENGTAVVNTSLNENNTAPGMLKANFTTKVFEAGGNFSIDNFSIPYHVYNNYYGIKTPDGEKLSGMLVTGKDHKVNIVNVDRNGKLVQGGKTVEVELYKVQWRWWWDQDDQNSYANFTQNSYNKLVKKESITLSNGKGSWNLRIDEPEWGRYLILVRDVNGGHVTGKSVYVDWPGWAQREQANNPTEASMLSFTANKTKFNVGEDVVLTIPSGKGGRALISIENGSRVLKTFWTETKAGQTQFTFKAEKNMAPNVFAVVSLLQPHAQTVNDLPIRMYGAIPLLIEDPETILKPVIKMADKIKPETENSITVAEQNGKAMTYTIAIVDEGLLDLTRFKTPDPHSAFYAREGLGVKTWDLFDYVLGAWGGNLERILSIGGDGSVNRNLNPAKANRFVPVVKYLGPFALGKGESKTHKFTLPQYIGAVRAMVVAGQDGAYGFAEKSVQVKKPLMLLATLPRVIGPGESFTLPATVFATENNLKNVTVQLQAQNLQVIGSKTQQLGFKQPGEQMAYFEIKAPEVTGIAKVKIIAQSGTEKAVYDIEMDIRNPNPFVTNVVSAVVEPGANWSLNYAPIGMAGTNSGSIELSSIPPINLKKRLSYLMQYPHGCVEQTTSGVFPQLFLNQLTALNEQQKANTERNIKAGINRLKGFQTTDGGLSYWPGEGTSDEWGTNYAGHFLVESQNAGYTLPVGMIDELVRYLKTKANNWAPNSSNFYGGDLSQSYRLYVLALAKRPEIAAMNRLRAFEYLSVSAKWRLAAAYKLAGQADAANKLIKDLPTEIKPYNQLGGTYGSDLRDEAMILETLTLLGRKGTAAQLLQSVATRLGKDDWYSTQTTAYSLLGIAKFCGVNSSSNNLKYSYTIDGKKGNVNSNQYIVSTPLAFKGNVAVTNTSDRVLFARLILQGQPSAGQNNFQPNNPDLLDMSISYKLLNGKVLDPTTLKQGTDFYAEVVVKNPGKSGYYEQMALTQIFPSGWEIINTRVNDNESIIASSPYTYRDIRDDRVFTYFNLRENETVIYKVLLNASYIGRYYLSAVQCEAMYNNSISATEAGNWVQVIK; encoded by the coding sequence ATGGAATCATCCCGCTCTTCCTTTGTTCAAAGGAATAAGAAACCTTTAATTATTGGATCTGTTGCCGTTGTATTGCTAGGCATTGCATCAATTTTCTTCTTTAAAAAAGAAAAACCTAAAGACTATAATCAAAAATATTCTAAATACATAGAGGCCTATACCTCTGGAACCATCTCTAAAAAGAGTTTCATTAGAGTACACTTGGCCAGCGAAGTAAAAACAATGAGTGATGTTGGCGTGGCAGACACCCGTGATTTATTCAGCTTCTCCCCTTCTGTAAAAGGAAAAGCATACTGGATTGATGCCCAGACAGTTGAATTCAGGCCAGATGAGCCTTTAAAATCTGGCGAAACTTATGAAGCCAATTTTGATTTAAGCAAAGTTACCGAAACAGAAAAAGATCTCGAAGAATTTGAATTCGGGTTTAGAGTTATCAGACCGGGAATGAGCCTTAGTCAGGATGGTTTGGTATCGCAAAACAATACTTCGCTAGACTACATGAAGCTTAAGGGTGAAATTACTACCTCTGATCAGGAAGATCCAAAAGCAATTGAAAAAGCATTAATGCTTAATTTCCCACAAACTTTAAAAATAAAATGGCAACATAATCCTGAAAAAAATACTTCTGCCTTTACTGTAGATAGTATTAAAAAAGCAGGTCAGGATACGAAATTAACTTTAAAATGGTCTGGCGAAACCATTGATGCAGACAGCAAAGGTGAGCAAACAGTTGTTGTTCCTGCCAAAGGCGTATTTAAGATTCTGGACATGAAAGCGGTTCAAGACCTTGAAGATTATGCCCTGGTACAGCTTTCTGAACCAGTTGGTGTTGCACAGGATCTGGCTGGTTTAATCTCCTTAAGCGGGTTGTCTGATTTAAGGTTCACTATTGATGGCAGTCAGGTAAAAGTGTATTCGGCCCTTGCCTTGGAAGGAAATTATGCCTTTACCATAAATTCAGGTATCGAAAATATTAACGGAAAGAAACTTGGAGCAGGGAAAACAGCCAATATCATTTTTGAGAACAAATTGCCTTCGGTTGTTATTGCCGGCAGCGGTACCATACTTCCAAATTCGGGTAAACTGGTATTGCCTTTCGAAGCCACCAATTTAAGGGCTGTTGATGTTACAGTTATCAAAATCTATGAAAACAATATCCCTCAGTTTTTCCAGACCAACAGCTATAAAGATGGAAGTGAGATTCGTAGGGTAGGTAAACCTGTTGTTCAAAAAACAATTCGTTTAGACGAAGATAAAGCACTTAACCTGCATAAAAAGAACCGTTTCACATTAGACCTGGATAAGCTGATCAAAACGGAACCGGGTGCAATGTACCGCATAACCATCGGTTTCAGAAATGAGTACAATGTATTTAAATGTGCTGAAGTAACCAACGATGAAGCCACTTCTGATGATGACTATCGTGGTTATGGCGAAAAAATTGATGAGGATGATGAGTTCTGGGAGCGTTACAACAGTTACTATCCTAATAATTACAGGTGGGAAGATCGGGATAACCCTTGCACCCCATCCTACTATACCAATGATAAATGGGCCAGCAGAAACGTAATGGCTTCGAACATTGGTATTATTGCCAAACGCGGTAACGACAATAGTATGCTTGTTGTAACCTCAGATCTGCTTACGGCAAAACCAATGAGCGGTGTTACTTTAGAGCTTTTAGATTACCAGCGCCAGATCATCCATACGGTTAAAACTGATGGCGATGGGATGGCTACTTTTGATCTGAAAAGGAAACCATTCTTATTGATAGCTAAAAATGGCGATGAACGTGGTTACCTCAAAATGGACGATGGTAGTTCCCTTCCTTTAAGCCGATTTGATGTGGGTGGCGATGTGGTGCAGAACGGATTGAAGGGTTATATTTATGGAGAACGAGGTGTTTGGAGACCTGGCGATTCTATATTCGTATCCTTCATTCTTGAGGATAAACTTAAAAAACTTCCAGGCGGATATCCGGTCACTTTTGAATTATACAACCCTCAAGGACAATTAATTAAAAGGATCATCAATGGTAAACCATTAAATGGATTCTATGCTTTTAAAACCGCTACAGAAAACACTGCTCCTACAGGCAACTGGCTTGCTAAAGTAAAAGCGGGTGGTGCAGTGTTCAGCAAAACCATTAAGGTTGAAACCGTAATGCCCAACAGGTTAAAGATAAATTTCAATATAGGCAATGCGGCTTATTTAGGTGTTGGCGGTGCATCTTCAGCTACGCTTTCGGCAAACTGGCTATTTGGTTCTGTAGGTAAAAGCCTGAAAGCTAAGGTTGATGTGAACCTGAATACCATGAAAACCACTTTTAAGGGTTTTGATGAGTATACTTTTGATAACCCTACAGTAGCGTTCCAATCGCAGGTAAAAACCATATTCGAAGGCACATTAAATGAGAATGGAACTGCCGTTGTAAATACCAGTTTAAATGAAAACAATACTGCTCCGGGCATGCTTAAGGCAAACTTTACCACTAAGGTATTTGAAGCAGGCGGTAATTTCAGTATTGATAACTTTAGTATCCCTTACCATGTTTACAACAACTATTACGGTATTAAAACCCCTGATGGTGAGAAATTAAGCGGAATGCTGGTAACCGGCAAGGATCATAAAGTTAATATTGTTAATGTAGACAGGAACGGTAAACTGGTACAAGGTGGCAAAACTGTTGAGGTTGAGCTATACAAAGTACAGTGGCGTTGGTGGTGGGATCAGGACGACCAGAACTCCTATGCTAACTTTACCCAAAACTCTTATAATAAACTCGTTAAAAAAGAAAGCATCACTTTATCAAACGGTAAAGGAAGCTGGAATTTAAGAATAGATGAACCGGAATGGGGTCGTTATCTGATTCTGGTACGCGATGTAAATGGTGGCCATGTAACCGGCAAATCTGTATATGTTGACTGGCCGGGTTGGGCACAACGTGAACAGGCCAACAACCCTACCGAGGCCTCTATGCTATCGTTTACTGCCAATAAAACCAAGTTCAATGTTGGCGAAGATGTGGTATTAACCATCCCATCGGGTAAAGGCGGCAGAGCGTTAATCTCTATAGAAAATGGCAGCAGGGTATTAAAAACCTTCTGGACAGAAACTAAAGCCGGCCAAACACAATTTACCTTTAAGGCCGAAAAGAACATGGCGCCTAATGTGTTTGCCGTGGTTTCTTTGCTTCAGCCACATGCCCAAACGGTAAATGATTTGCCAATAAGGATGTATGGAGCTATTCCATTGCTTATTGAAGATCCTGAAACGATCTTAAAACCGGTTATTAAAATGGCAGATAAGATTAAACCTGAAACAGAGAATAGCATTACTGTTGCGGAACAAAATGGCAAGGCCATGACCTATACAATAGCCATTGTAGATGAAGGTTTGCTTGACCTGACCAGATTTAAAACTCCTGATCCTCATAGTGCTTTTTATGCCCGAGAAGGCTTGGGTGTTAAAACATGGGATTTGTTCGATTATGTACTTGGTGCATGGGGCGGCAATCTGGAACGCATTTTAAGCATTGGTGGTGATGGCAGTGTAAACAGGAATTTGAATCCGGCAAAAGCCAACAGGTTTGTACCTGTGGTAAAATATCTTGGTCCTTTTGCATTGGGCAAAGGCGAAAGCAAAACCCATAAGTTTACGCTTCCGCAATATATTGGCGCGGTAAGAGCAATGGTGGTTGCCGGACAAGATGGTGCTTATGGCTTTGCAGAGAAATCTGTACAGGTTAAAAAACCTTTAATGCTGCTGGCTACTTTACCACGTGTTATTGGTCCGGGCGAAAGCTTTACTTTACCTGCAACCGTATTTGCTACAGAAAATAACCTTAAAAACGTAACTGTTCAACTACAGGCACAGAATTTACAGGTAATTGGTAGTAAAACACAACAGCTTGGATTTAAACAACCAGGCGAACAGATGGCATATTTCGAAATCAAGGCTCCTGAGGTTACAGGTATTGCCAAGGTTAAGATCATTGCACAAAGCGGTACCGAGAAGGCTGTTTATGATATAGAGATGGACATTCGTAATCCTAATCCGTTTGTTACCAATGTGGTATCGGCAGTAGTTGAACCGGGTGCCAATTGGTCGTTAAACTATGCGCCTATTGGTATGGCTGGTACAAATTCAGGGTCTATAGAGCTTTCGTCTATACCTCCTATCAATCTTAAAAAGCGCTTAAGTTACCTGATGCAATATCCGCATGGATGTGTAGAGCAAACTACTTCCGGTGTATTCCCTCAGTTATTCCTTAACCAATTAACTGCTTTAAATGAACAGCAAAAGGCAAATACAGAACGAAACATAAAAGCGGGTATTAACAGGTTGAAAGGCTTCCAGACTACTGATGGTGGTTTAAGTTACTGGCCGGGCGAAGGTACGTCTGATGAGTGGGGAACCAATTATGCAGGGCATTTCCTTGTAGAATCGCAAAATGCAGGATACACCCTTCCAGTAGGAATGATTGATGAACTTGTTCGTTATTTAAAAACAAAAGCCAATAACTGGGCGCCAAATAGCAGTAATTTTTATGGTGGTGATCTTTCTCAGTCGTACAGGTTATATGTGCTTGCGTTGGCCAAGAGACCGGAAATAGCAGCAATGAACAGATTAAGGGCATTCGAATACCTTTCTGTATCTGCAAAATGGCGTTTGGCTGCCGCATATAAACTTGCCGGACAAGCAGATGCGGCCAATAAACTGATAAAAGATTTACCTACTGAAATAAAACCTTACAATCAGCTAGGCGGCACTTATGGTTCTGATTTAAGAGATGAGGCCATGATATTGGAAACACTGACTCTATTGGGCCGTAAAGGTACAGCAGCGCAGTTATTGCAGTCGGTAGCTACCAGATTAGGTAAAGATGATTGGTACAGTACACAAACTACAGCTTACAGTTTACTAGGCATCGCTAAGTTTTGTGGTGTAAATTCTTCATCAAATAACCTTAAATACAGCTATACTATTGATGGTAAAAAAGGCAATGTAAATTCAAACCAGTACATTGTTAGCACGCCACTGGCGTTTAAAGGCAATGTGGCTGTTACCAATACCAGCGACAGGGTGTTGTTTGCACGTTTAATTTTACAGGGGCAACCTTCGGCCGGACAAAATAATTTCCAACCGAACAACCCTGATCTGTTAGACATGAGTATCAGCTATAAATTACTTAATGGCAAGGTGCTGGATCCCACTACTTTGAAACAAGGCACAGACTTTTATGCTGAAGTTGTGGTTAAAAATCCGGGTAAGAGTGGATATTATGAGCAAATGGCACTTACACAGATCTTCCCATCGGGATGGGAAATCATTAATACCCGCGTAAATGACAATGAAAGCATCATTGCTTCATCGCCATATACTTACAGGGATATTAGAGATGATCGTGTGTTTACTTATTTTAACCTGCGTGAGAACGAAACGGTTATTTATAAAGTGCTTTTAAATGCATCTTATATTGGTAGGTACTATTTATCGGCTGTTCAGTGCGAAGCAATGTATAACAACAGCATAAGTGCAACAGAAGCAGGAAATTGGGTGCAGGTTATTAAATAA